The DNA sequence AGCAGTACCGACCGGCCCTCCTCGCGGAGTTTCTGGGCCAGTTTCCCGGCCGTGGTGGTCTTGCCCGAGCCGTTCACCCCGGCGATGAGGGTGACATGCGGCCCGCCCTCCGCCCGCCACACGGCGGCCTTCCCCCCGTTGTCCAGCAGCCGGACCATTTCCTCCTTGAGCACGGCGTACAGCTCGTCCGGAGTCTTCAGTCCGCGCTCGCGGGAGGCGGCCCGCATGTCCGCGATGATTTGCCCGGTGGTCTCAACCCCGACATCCGCCTCGATGAGAATCTCCTCCAGTTCCCCGTAGACGTCCTCGTCAATGCGGTCGCGCCCGGTGAAGATGCGGCGGACGCCGCCCACCAGGTTGGACCGGGTTTTGCCGAGTTTTTCCCGAAGCTTTGCAAAAAAACCGCCAGCGCTCATTTATGGGTTTCCCGTGGTTGCCGGTTGGGGGCCGGGTTGGCCGGTCCACAGTGTACCACAGGAACGGCGTGTTGTGTCCCGGCGCTGTTGATGGAATTCGGGGCATCGGCTATACTGGGCGTGTTGCAGAGCGTGACTCTTCGTTGGGGAGAAGATTCAATGGATGACAGGCAATGTTACAAAACCGATGTGGTGCATGGTCAGAGACAGCATGCCGTCGGCCATAATGATGAGCATCCGGAAAAAGTAAAGCCAGCGTCCCCGCCATCTTCAGTAGCGCAGGCGTCCCCGCCTGCATCTGCCTTTGCCTTGGAAGAAACGTTGGTACGTGCAGGCGGGGACGCCTGCGCTACTGAAGATGACAACACTTTGGTGTCCGGATGGCATTCTCGGGGTTATTTGCCCCATTTGAAATCCGAGAATGGCACCTATTTTGTGACGTTCCGCCTGGCGGACACCCTGCCAAAAACGGTGTTGGAGCGGTATCGTGCCGAGCGAGAGGATATTGTGCTCCGGGCGAAAACGCTTGGCCGGGATTTGACACGGGATGAGGAACGGCAACTGGCCATGCTTTACTCGGAACGCATTGACGCATATCTGGACGCAGGTCACGGAAAATGCTGGCTCAGGAAACCGGAACTTGGCGGGCTAATGGCGGACACGCTTCAGCACTTTGACGGTGTCCGCTACATACTGTATGCATGGGTGGTCATGCCAAACCATGTCCATGTGGTCGTGACGCCTCTTCCCGGCCATGAGTTAAGCCGCATACTCCACAGTTGGAAATCCTTCACAGCCCATGAGGTGAAAAAAATGGGGCACATCCCAGACACTCTTGTGTCGAAAAGTAAGGCCTTTTGGCAGCGCGAGTCCCATGATCATCTCGTGCGTGATGATGACGACTTGTCAAGAGTAATTGAATACACAATAAAGAACCCCGTTAATGCGGGTCTTTGCGCCGCCATTGAAGACTGGCCATATGTGGGTTTTTTAAAAAACACCGGGGAGTCCTTCCACCATGACTAACCGTGTCCTCCCGCTCTTTTGTCTCGCCTGCCTGTCCGTTGCGACGGCGCCGGCTTTCCCCGCGTTTGACATCACGGACACGGGCGCGGCGCCGGAGGGGGCGCCTGAAATCCAGCCGTGGCGGGTGGTCCGGCTGGACCCGGACCATGGCGGCCTGTGGGCGGTTGCGGGGGACCTCGACGGGGACGGCGCGGCCGAGATTGTGAGCGCGGAGAATTTCAACGAGGGGGACACGCATTTCACGAGCGCGGTGGCGGCGCAGAAACTGGACGGCGCGGTGCTGTGGCGGTGGGGCAGGCCGGACCTGGGCCGGAAGGTCTGGCACCATGACGTGGCCTGCCAGATTCATGACTGGGACGGGGACGGGCGGAACGAGGTCATCGTCTGCGACGAACGGGACATTGTGGAGCTGGACGGCGCCACGGGCGCGGAGAAACGGCGCATCCCCATCCCGAAAAGGGCCACGGACTGCCTCGTCTTTTGTGATTTGTCCGGCGCGGGCCGGGCCTCGGACGTGCTGGTGAAGGACCGGTATGACCGCATCTGGGCCTATGACCAGCGCGGAAGGCTGTTGTGGGACGTGAGAAACCCGGGCGGGTTCCACACGGCGCATCAGCCCCGGCCCATGGACCTGGACGGGGACGGGCGCGACGAGATCATGGCGGGATACGCCCTGCTGAATCCGGACGGTTCGGTGCGCTGGGTCTATGCTTCAAAAACCACGGACCTGAAACGGGGGCACCTGGACTGCGCGCGCCTGATGCGGGCGGGGAAATCGCCGGAGGAGGCGCGGATTGCCCTGACCTGCTGCGGCGCGAACAATCTGGCGGTCATTGACGGCACGGGTGCCGTGGTGTGGGAGCTGTCCGGCCACCATTTCGAGTCCATCCAGACGGGAAACATTCTTCCCGGCGCGGCGGGTCCGCAGATTCTGGTGGACATAGACCACACACCCGAGGGTGAAAGCCCGCTGTGGGTGCTGGACGCGGACGGAACTCCGCAGGGAAGGATTGTGCTGGGCTACGCCCGACATCACCGTCTGCTGGACTGGACGGGCGACGGGTATGAAGAGATTTTCACGGGGGACAACCGGGCCGTGTACGACCACACGGGGAAACGCATCGCCACGCTCGCCCTCCCGGCCCTGGAAAACACCGCCCCGCCGGACAGCTATGAGACCAGCATCCTGACCGGCGACTGCACGGGGGACGGCGTGCGCGACGTGCTGGTGATCACCCCGGACATGGTCTGCATATACGAGAACACGAAGGGTAAAAAGCCGGAGCCGCCCGCGCCGTTGGGCACGGGGCCGAATGTGACGTTGTACTGAGCCGGCCCTACGCGGTTTTATAGCCGCCCGCGCGGATGGTGTCACAGGGCTGGAAGATTTCCCTGCCGTGGACAGCCGCGAGATTTTCGAGGCGCGCGGCCAGGTCGGCGGGCCCGAATCCCTGAACCGCCGCAATCGGACCAATGGCAAAGCCCATGCCGCCCACCACGGCTCGGTCTATGGTCTCCGCGTCGGCCACCCCCATTTCGATGAGTTTGGCCGCCTCGTTCGCGGCCACGGCGGCCAGATCAACGGGGGAGAAACCCTCGGCGTTCAGTGAGAGGTCAATTTTGGGACGGCCCCCCGACCAGTCGAAAATGCCCCGGCCCGTCTTCTTGCCCAGATGGCCCGCCGCGACCAGTTCCAGCAGCACGCGGCCCGGGGCGTAGTCCGGATGGACCGTCTCCGCGAAATAGTTCGCGGCGTTCACATTCACGTCCAGGCCGGTGTAGTCCATCACCTCGAAGGGGCCCATGGGCATGCCCAGCCCGCGCATGACGGCGTCCACCGCCTCCGGCGGGATGACGC is a window from the Candidatus Hydrogenedentota bacterium genome containing:
- a CDS encoding transposase, whose product is MDDRQCYKTDVVHGQRQHAVGHNDEHPEKVKPASPPSSVAQASPPASAFALEETLVRAGGDACATEDDNTLVSGWHSRGYLPHLKSENGTYFVTFRLADTLPKTVLERYRAEREDIVLRAKTLGRDLTRDEERQLAMLYSERIDAYLDAGHGKCWLRKPELGGLMADTLQHFDGVRYILYAWVVMPNHVHVVVTPLPGHELSRILHSWKSFTAHEVKKMGHIPDTLVSKSKAFWQRESHDHLVRDDDDLSRVIEYTIKNPVNAGLCAAIEDWPYVGFLKNTGESFHHD